Proteins encoded together in one Urocitellus parryii isolate mUroPar1 chromosome 3, mUroPar1.hap1, whole genome shotgun sequence window:
- the Abhd17a gene encoding alpha/beta hydrolase domain-containing protein 17A — MNGLSVSELCCLFCCPPCPGRIAAKLAFLPPEPTYSLLPEPEPGPGGAGAAPSGSLRVSAGTPGRWKVHLTERADFQYSQRELDTIEVFLTKSTRGNRISCMYVRCVPGARYTVLFSHGNAVDLGQMSSFYIGLGTRISCNIFSYDYSGYGVSSGRPSEKNLYADIDAAWQALRTRYGISPDSIILYGQSIGTVPTVDLASRYECAAVVLHSPLTSGMRVAFPDTKKTYCFDAFPNIEKVSKITSPVLIIHGTEDEVIDFSHGLALYERCPKAVEPLWVEGAGHNDIELYSQYLERLRRFISQELPSQRA; from the exons ATGAACGGCCTGTCAGTGAGCGAACTCTGCTGCCTCTTCTGCTGCCCACCGTGCCCTGGCCGTATTGCTGCCAAGCTCGCCTTCCTGCCTCCAGAGCCTACCTACTCACTGCTGCCTGAGCCTGAGCCAGGGCCTGGAGGGGCTGGAGCTGCCCCCTCAGGGTCCCTGAGAGTCTCTGCCGGCACCCCAGGGCGCTGGAAGGTCCACCTGACTGAACGTGCTGACTTCCAGTACAGCCAGCGTGAACTGGACACCATTGAGGTCTTCCTGACTAAGAGCACCCGTGGCAACCGCATCTCCTGCATGTATGTGCGTTGCGTGCCTGGTGCCAG GTACACAGTTCTCTTCTCGCATGGCAACGCAGTGGACCTGGGTCAGATGAGCAGCTTCTACATCGGCCTGGGCACCCGCATCAGCTGCaacatattctcctatgactacTCTGGCTATGGCGTGAGCTCAGGCAGGCCCTCCGAGAAGAATCTCTATGCAGATATCGATGCTGCCTGGCAGGCCCTGCGTACGAG GTACGGCATCAGCCCGGACAGCATCATCCTGTACGGGCAGAGCATTGGCACAGTGCCCACAGTGGACCTGGCCTCGCGTTACGAGTGCGCTGCGGTGGTGCTGCACTCGCCTCTCACCTCGGGCATGCGCGTTGCCTTTCCCGACACCAAGAAGACCTACTGCTTCGATGCGTTCCCCAA CATTGAGAAGGTGTCCAAGATCACATCGCCCGTGCTCATCATCCACGGCACGGAGGACGAGGTGATCGACTTCTCCCATGGGCTGGCGCTGTACGAACGTTGCCCCAAGGCCGTCGAGCCACTGTGGGTGGAGGGCGCTGGACACAACGACATTGAGCTCTACAGTCAGTACCTGGAGCGCCTACGCCGCTTCATCTCCCAGGAGCTGCCCAGCCAGCGCGCCTAG